The sequence below is a genomic window from bacterium.
GCGATGCCCGCTGGCAGGGTCCGACCGATGTCATCCTGCAGGACTCGTCGATCGTCGTTGCCGATCCGCCGGCCGGACGCGTCATCATTATGCGCGCGGTCGCCCCCTGATGATGATCGCCGCCGACCAGAGCCGCCCGCGGTTGGTGCCGCTCTTACGCGCGCTCGGCTGGTTGTGTGTCGTCGTCGTGTTGCTTTCGCCGCCGGCCGCCCATGCCGGCGCCGCCGTCATCCGCGACACCACCCTCATCGTCGGCGCCGACTCCCCCGGACCGTATTGGGTCTCGGGTTTCTACCTCGTCGGCGGCCGCGCTTCCGTCTCGCTCAACGGCGCCCCGATCGACGACTACACGCTCGATCCCGACAATGGCCGCATTCGCTTTGCCCGCGCGCTGGCGCCCACCGACACCGCACAGGTCATCTTCGACCGTCTCGGCTTTGCCCTCGCCTCACGCTGGACACGCTCACCCGATGGGATTTCCGAGGCGTCCGATGCCACGATACGCCCCGCCGCCTTCCAGGTGCCGCAGCCGTCGTCGCCGTTGCGTGCACCCGCATCCGTCGCGCAACTGCAGTGGCAGGGATACAAATCCTTCTCTGTGTCCGCCTCCGACGCCGCCGCCACCGATTGGTCGCAGGGATTGGAACTGACCGTTTCCGGTGAACTGTTGCGCGGCCTGCCGCTCTCCGCCGCTCTCAGCGACCGTCAGGTCAACGCCCAATCGGGCCGCTCGCTGCGCGATGGCTCCCGTCTTGGCGACCTCGACCGCTTCTTCATCGAGGCGCAGTCGGCGAAATTCCATGGCCGCTGGGGAGAATTAAAGTTGCAACAAAGCGGCCAGGTCACACGCTGCGCATCCGGAATGCAGACGGCGTTCCACGTCGGCGGGCATGCGGTCGAAACCCATGTCGCGCGTCTGCACGGGGAACGCCGCCACGCGCAGATTGTCCTGCGCGATGGCGAACTCGGTCCCTACACGCTCGCCGCCGATGGCGCCGGCGCGGCCATTGTCGATGGTTCGGTCGACGTCTGGCTCGATGGCGCGGCACTCACCGAAGGCCGCGACGCCGACTTTACCGTCGACCCGGCCCGCGGCACGCTGACGCTTTCGCCGCGTGTCCAGTTCTCCGGACGCTCCCAACTGACCGTCGAGTACGAGGCCGCGCTCGACAGTTATCAGCGCTCTCTCGCCGGCGGCGCCTGGTCCTGGCGCTCCGACGACTCCAGCCGCGCCGGCCGCTTCGCGCTGTCCTGGGAAGGGGACGACCCCGACCAACCGCTGACCGGTGCATTGACCGACACACAACGCGACATCCTCGCCCGCGATCCCGACGGCAAAGTGCAGGTGCCCGCCATCGAACGCGTCGGCGATCACGAAGGCGATTACCGTCTCGAGCTGCGCGATGGCGACTCGGTCTTCGTCTACGCCGGTCCCGATCAGGGGGATCACCGTGTGCGCTTCACCTGGACGGGGGAGAAGCAGGGACGCTACCGTCACGTGATCGATGACGTTTATGAATATGTCGGCCCCGGTCGGGGCAACTATGATCCCCTGCTGCGGCTTGCCGCCGCGACCGCGCAGCTGACGCTGGATGAATCGCTGCGTCTGCGCACCGGACGTCTGGGACGTTGGCGGCTTGACTGGCAGGGCATGGCCATCGACCCCAATCGCTTCGCCGCAAAGACCTCCTACCTGCGCTCCAATCACCAGCTCGGCTGGTCGCTCGGAGACTCCGTGACTTCGCGGTCACGGTTGGCGATGGACTGGACTCATCAATTCCTGCGCTCAACCGCCCGCCCGCTCGGACCGACAGCCGCCGCCTTCGCCAACCTCTGGCGTCTGCCGACCGAAGTCCTCGATGGCGCTTTCGATACCTACTCCGCCAACGCCGCGACGCCGTTGGCCGGTTGGCTGGATGTCGCCGGTGATGCGGCCATCCTGCGTCAAAGCAACCTGTCCGGCTACCGTGCCGGTGGCGCAATCGACGCCGCGCCGACGCGCTGGCTGGCTCTGCAACAATCCTTGCAGATGCGCCGTGTCGATGAGCAGAACGCCGCGCGCGCGACCACCCGGGTCAGCGAATCGCTCCTGCGCCTGCGGCCCGCGCCGTTGTCCTTCGAGGCGGGAGTCCACGAGGAAGACATCCGCGATCCCGACCGCGTGCTGTCCGCATCCGCCGCCGACAACAGCGCCCGCTGGCTGGCCGCCGCCTTCGGCGATCTCACCATCCGCCATGAATGGCGACGCGCCGAACGACTCGATCGGCCGGCGCTGGAGCGCACCCGCGAGTTCTCGCTGGGTATCCCCGCGCGGTTCCTGCATGCCTCCGCCGGTTCCGGCCTGACTCTTCGCCGCGGCGCGCTCTCCGTCGATGGGGGGGAGGCGCGGCCATACTATGGCGCGCGTCTTGGCGCCGTCTGGGCTCCGCGCGCCGGGTTGCAGGTCGCCGTCGATGCCGATCTGGCGCATCGTCGCGCCGGCGCCCAACGCGAAGTCTTCCTCCCGACCCGTCCCGGTCAGGGCGACTACCGTTTCGAGCGCGGCGAATACGTTCCCGACCCACAGGGCGACTACCGTCGTGTCTGGGTCGATGACGAGGCGAACTTCGCCGCCGCCTACGATGCCGCGCGCGCGGTGCAGTTGAGTTGGCGTCCGCGTTGGCGCGCCTGGCGCATCGCGCTGGAGTCGGCGCGCCGCGTCGATGCCCGCTACGACGCCGACCGGTTTTCCCCCGGGCGCTGGCTGTTACCATGGGAGGAACTGAACGCCGCGCTTCTGGCCGATGCCCGTCTCTCCGCCCGCGACGATCACCGTCTCACCCTCCAGCCACGCGCCCGCACCCGTCTCTCGCTGGCGTTGATGCGGGAAAAACAGGTGTTCAACCGCGCGGCGGCCAACGATGAAAGCCGTCTGTGGCGGGTCGACTCCGACTGGCGCGAACAACTAAGCCGCGCGATCTATCTCAGCGGCGGCCTCGCCTACGAGCGTCGCACCCGTGCCGCCCTGGCTCCGCTGGATGCCGATGCCCGGACCATTGCCGGAACGGTCGGCGCGACACCCTGGGAGGGAGTGGGCCTCTCGCTGGAAACCCGGCGCCGCTTCGATCGCGAATTGGCCCGCGGGGACAACGTCACTCTCTGGGCGATTCATCCGGCCGCGCGCATTGCCCGCGGCGCGCTCTCGGCCACTTTCGCCTCTGATTTCACCTGGGTCGCTGGCGTCGCGTCCGGATTGCTCTCGCCGCTTCTGGCCGAGGGACGTCCCCCCGGGTTTTCCGTCACCGAGTCCGCCGAGATACGTCTGCAATTGCCCGGGCGCATCTCCTTCAATGCGCGCCTCTCCGGCGACCATCGTCCCGATGCCTCCGACCGTTGGCGCATCCATCTGGAGTCAATCGCCACCTTCTGATGCCGACGCCGCGGACCATACTGCCAGGAGTAGTCCTCCGCCGTGGCGGCTGGCTGGGCGTGTTCATTGCCCTTGCGCTGACTGCCGCCGTCAACGCCACCACATTGACCCACATTGACATCACGATCAACGGAACGCTCCCGCCATCACTGCATTCGCGGATTGAGTCGCTGGTCCAAAGCGCCGCCGGTGGTCCATTCACCGAACAACGGGTCGAGTCATTACTCGGCGTGATGCTCAACGTGCTGTCCGACCATGGCTACCATCATGCCGCGCTCATCCCGCGCCGCTTCACCGGCACCCATGACTCGCTCTCCTTTGCATTGGAGATCACTCCCGGTGCTCCGCTGCGCATCGCCCGCTGGGAATTGGCCGGTCTGGTCCGCACCGATTCGTCGTGGCTGGCGCGCACACTTTCACTTCCCACCGGGGGCATCGCATCCGCCGACGCGTTCGCGCACGCTCGCCGTCAGATTGCCGCCATCGGAGGTCTTGTGCCGGATGGTTCCCCCATCCTGCGCGCGTTGTCGGATTCGACAGTCGCCGTCGTATTGCCCATTCGTGAAGACCCGCCCGCCCGTTTCGAAGGCGCCCTGGCCACGGGGTCCGTCGATGGCGGCGCGTCCGAACTGCAGGGACGGCTCTCCGTGGGGATCCGATCGCTTTTCCGTCGCGATCGCGCGTTGCAATTGCTCTACGAACGCCCACGCGCCGACGAGCGTCTGGTGCAGCTCGATCTGGCCGACCGCTACGCCCTTTTCCATGCCGCCGATCTGGCCATTGGCCTTGAGGACTGGCAACGTGTCGATCGTCGCCAGCAGGCGCAGTGGCGCGCTGGGCTGCGGCTGTCGCGGGCGTCATCCCTCGTTTGGACGCTTCAGGGCCGTTGGATCAGAATCACGCCCGCGCAATCGGACGTCGATCCGGCGCGTGTCTACGAATCCGCGGCCGGATTGATCTGGGGCCATCTCGACCGCGCGCACCTGCAAACCGCGCTGGTCTATTCGCTGCACCGTCGTTGGCTTCCGCCCGCGTCGCAACCTGCATCCGAGAGCCGCTTGCGCCTGGAAACCTCCGGTCGGCTCGATCTCACTTTTGGAGCGCCGACTCTGACCCTCGCGGCCGGCGCGCGGCAGTGGGGCAGGGGGGCCACATTGCGTTCCGGCGATGAGTGGTTCCTCGGCGGCGAAATTCTGCGCGGCTACACATCGCGCTCGCTGGCCGCCGCCGACGGCCTCTGGCTGCGCTGCGAATTGTCACAACCTGTCACGCGCGGACTCGACGCGACGGTTTTTGCCGAACAGGCCTGGCTGGCGATGTTCGACGGTCCGTATCATCGCCCTTCCTCCGCCGGATGCGCGCTCTGGCTTGAGTCCGGTGGACGGCGCGGACGGCTCGAACTGGCCTGGCGCGATCATGCCGCCTGGCGCGATGGCCTCCTGCGGCTGGTGCTCACACAAGGATGGTAATGTGAAGGCCTGGTGGTCCCTCATACGCGGCGGCAACGTCCTGCTTGCCGGGGTCGCCGCCTGGGTCGGTCTCGTGCTCGCGCTCGGACGCTGGTGGTCGTTTTCCGCCTGGCTGGCCATCCTCCCGCCACTATTGATCACCGCCGCCGGCAACATCGACAACGACATCACTGACATCGCCACCGATCGCGCCATCAAGCCCGAACGTCCTCTTATCACCGGCGCCATTCGGGCCCTGCCGGCCAGCATGATGCGCATCGTCCTGTTTCTCTTCGCCCTGGTCATCGCCTGGGCCGCCGGCACCGCGCCGCTTCTGATCGCCTTTTTCGTGATCATCGCGCTCCTGGTCTACAACCGCTATCTCTCCGGACGCCCCATCGCCGGCAATGTGTTGATCGCGGCCCTCGGCGCGCTCCCCATCGCCTATGGCGGACTGGTCGGCCGTTGGCAGGACCCCGCCGCTGTTCTCGGCGGACCGGTGGTGGCCGCCGTGGTCGCCTTCTGGCTTCATCTGCCGCGCGAGATGCTCAAGGATTCCCTCGACACCGAAGGGGACCGTGCCGCCGGACGCCTCACCCTGCCCATGGTCATCGGGCCGCTCAAGACCGCCCGCTGGGCCGGGATTGTCATGTTTGTCGCCGCCTGTTACATTGGCTGGTCGGCCTTTTCCGGCTATTTCGGCATTCTCTACACCGCCGGCACCCTCGTGACCGTGTTGCCGGCCGTCCTCCTCGGTGCGGCGCAATGCGGCCTTAATCCTTCCGGGCATGTCATCGAACGTTGGTCGTTCGGGTTGAAACTTTGCATGGCCGGCGGGCTGGCCTGGTTGCTTTTGGGCCGCATAACCTATTGACCGATCTATCCCTACGCCGTTTCTTGAAACATCGTGTCGAAGACGCTCACGACCGCAGTCGTCTGCCTATGCCTGTGCGCATCCACACAGGCCGCGGTCACCGTGACGGCGGAATCCGACCGCGCTCAGCTTCATGTCGGCGATAAGTTGCTGGTCACCGTGCGCGCGACCCGTCCCGACCACCGTCTTGAGCCGATCCCATCGCATGCCGCCCTGCAGCTGGGCGCCGAATGGCAGGCCGGCACCCAGACCGCCGAATCGGAACAACTCGCGGGCGGCGAGCGGATCAAGGTCTGGCATTTCGAACTGACCGCCCTTGAACCATTGACCTCGTCGATCACCCCGGTGGTCATCCTCACGCAGGATCAGCCCGACGCGCCGGCGCTGGTCACCAACCGTGTCCTCGGTGCGCCGATCGCAGTGGAGATCCTTCCCGCGCGGGTCCGGCCATGGTGGCTGCCCCGTCCCACCACCATCGCGCTGGTC
It includes:
- a CDS encoding UbiA family prenyltransferase — its product is MKAWWSLIRGGNVLLAGVAAWVGLVLALGRWWSFSAWLAILPPLLITAAGNIDNDITDIATDRAIKPERPLITGAIRALPASMMRIVLFLFALVIAWAAGTAPLLIAFFVIIALLVYNRYLSGRPIAGNVLIAALGALPIAYGGLVGRWQDPAAVLGGPVVAAVVAFWLHLPREMLKDSLDTEGDRAAGRLTLPMVIGPLKTARWAGIVMFVAACYIGWSAFSGYFGILYTAGTLVTVLPAVLLGAAQCGLNPSGHVIERWSFGLKLCMAGGLAWLLLGRITY